One Thermodesulfobacteriota bacterium DNA window includes the following coding sequences:
- a CDS encoding thiamine pyrophosphate-dependent enzyme: MKKKVCGNPRIWKDPPGAAMYCPGCQHPVIHRIISDVLEDMGIDGKAICVLGVGCHAFVQVSWDLDILSCAHGRALDSGTAVKRLNPDAIVFTVQGDGDCIGIGAGAFIGAMTRGEKITTIMYNNTNYGTTGGQLAPTTLIGQKTTTTPNGRDAAMEGYPVHTAELAATFRGTVYSARGSLHNAANYQRTKKYVKTAFQKQIDGVGFSFVEVLSACPPNWHLSPTECLKRIEEEIIAEFPLGEFKKDDGTGI; this comes from the coding sequence ATGAAAAAAAAGGTTTGTGGAAACCCGAGGATTTGGAAAGACCCTCCAGGTGCAGCAATGTATTGCCCTGGGTGTCAGCATCCAGTGATCCATCGGATTATTTCTGATGTGCTGGAAGATATGGGCATTGATGGGAAAGCCATATGTGTGCTTGGTGTTGGCTGTCATGCTTTTGTCCAGGTATCCTGGGACCTTGATATTTTGAGCTGTGCCCATGGTCGTGCTTTAGATTCTGGCACTGCTGTAAAACGTCTTAACCCGGATGCGATAGTATTCACAGTTCAGGGAGATGGAGACTGTATAGGTATTGGAGCAGGTGCGTTTATAGGTGCCATGACACGTGGAGAAAAAATCACGACGATTATGTATAATAATACGAACTATGGAACTACCGGAGGACAGTTGGCACCCACTACCCTTATAGGTCAGAAAACAACCACCACCCCTAATGGACGGGACGCAGCAATGGAAGGATATCCGGTGCACACTGCCGAGTTGGCAGCAACGTTTAGAGGTACTGTTTATAGTGCCAGGGGATCGCTACATAACGCTGCGAATTACCAGCGCACCAAGAAGTACGTAAAGACTGCTTTTCAGAAACAGATAGACGGAGTCGGGTTCAGTTTTGTGGAAGTCTTATCTGCCTGTCCTCCCAACTGGCATTTATCTCCCACAGAGTGTTTAAAGAGGATAGAGGAAGAAATAATAGCGGAGTTTCCTCTGGGTGAATTTAAGAAAGACGATGGTACAGGGATTTAG